The window CGCGATTCACGGGTTTGGCGTGTGGAAAATGGAAAATGGGTAAAAGACAACATTTGGGGTGAACCCTCCGCTTATGGAGTTGTCCATTAAATAAACGTTCACATTTTTATTAGTTCAATCGGGGAAAAGGTTAGTTATGTTAAACCATAGCCAAATAGAACAGTTTCATAAAGATGGATTTTTATTGGTTCCATCCGTATTTACACAAGAGCAAATTGGAGAGTTAAGAGAATATTTAATTAAATTATTTGAATCAGATATCCAATATCACGGTGATACTGGTAATTTTCGCTTAGATATTTGTACTAGATATCCAGAACTGCGTTGGCTGCTGACACATCCACCAATGCTCTCTACGTTAAGGTCTTTATTGGGAGATGATTTTATTTATCTACCAGAAACAGCAGCACATCGTTCTAATTATTCCACCTGGCATAAAGATACAACGTCCCAAGAATATATGGGGCATACATTTCAATGGCAGCCTAATTATTTATTGATTGAAACGGCTGTATATCTGCAAGATAATAATGAATATGGTGGCGGTTTGGATGTAATTCCTGGTTCTCATTTATATCCAGATGTTCGCACTAATCCTAACGCTCATGCTTTTTGGCAGAATATCTCGCCGCAACCGTCAATGTATTCAATTCCTGGTAAAGCTGGGGATTTAGTTTTATTCCATTTTCGAGTAGATCACAGAGCATCATTCCCGTTAAATTGTGCTGTGGAAAATGTACCGGAAGAACATCGTAAGTATGCCATGTTTTTTGCTGCTAGTGCTAATAATGAACACGCTTGGCATTATAAAAATTACATTGCTAGCCGTCCAGATTATCACTATTTAAAAAATCATCAGTATCCAGAAGAGTTACTGCAATTAGCGCAAGAGCATAATTTTATACTGGGATAATACACAACATCAAAATTATATGCTCAAAGAATCAGAGATTCGACCTGATGAATTGATGAAAGCACAAGCAGAAAGACTAGCTAACGATGTGCAGCGTCTACTGCAATACAAAGATGATTTCATCTCTGTTAACTGTCCAGCTTGTGCTGCTAACAATTTCGCCCAACTGTATACTAAGTACGGTATACAGTTTGTTCTTTGTCAGGAGTGCGAAACTATTTATGCAAATCCGCGACCAAAACCAGAACATTTAGACGAGTATTACAGTAAGTCAGAAAATTATGCTTATTGGAATAAATATATTTTTCCCGCATCCGAAGCGGCGCGGCGGGAAAAAATATTTAAGCCAAGGGTGCAAAAGGTAATTGATATCTGTCAAAGGTTTAATATACCCACAAATACTTTATTGGAAGTAGGGACAGGATTTGGGATATTTTGCGAAGAAATTCAAAAATTAGGAGTTTTTCAAAGGGTGATTGGGGTAGAACCTACTCCTGATTTGGCGGAAACTTGCCGCAATCGAGGCATAGAAATTATTGAAGAACCGATTGAACAAGTTGATTTTGGTAATACACAAATAGATGTAATTGTTAATTTTGAAGTAATTGAACATCTATTTTCCCCAAAAGAGTTTTTAGAAAAGTGCTATCAATTGTTAAGTAAGGGAGGAATTTTAATCATTACTTGCCCTAATTCTAAGGGATTTGACATTGTCAATTTAGGCGATAAATCTAGTGCTGTTGATAATGAGCATATTAATTTGTTTAATCTAAATTCCCTAGCAAAGTTATTAGAAAACTGCGGTTTTGAGGTGGTTGAGCAGCAAACACCTGGAAGGTTAGATGCTGAGTTGGTGCGAAAACAAATTATTGCAGGAAATTTTGATGTTAGTAATCAACCTTTCCTAAAGCAAATATTAATAGATGAATGGGAAGCAAAAGGAGAGGAGTTTCAAAATTTTTTATCTGCTAGTAAACTTTCATCGAATATGCTATTGGTGGCGCAAAAGCCTGAAGCATGAAAATTATTATTCGTACAGATGCGAATATAGCGATTGGTACTGGTCATGTAATGCGTTGTCTGGCTTTAGCTCAAGCTTGGCAAGATGCAAAAGGGCAGGCTATTTTTGTCATGCAAATGGTAGTACCAGTGCTGGCAGATAAGTTGCAATCTGAAGGTATGCAGATTGTATATTTACCAGTTGAGTTAAACAGAAATGAAGATGCGGAGGAAACAGTTAAAATTGCTCGTCAATATGAGGCTCAATGGGTTGTAGTTGATGGCTATCAATTCGATGCTGAGTATCAACGTGCGATTAAAGATGCTGGATTGCATTTGTTATTTGTTGATGATTATGGACATTCAGATCGCTATTATGCAGATGTGGTTTTAAATCAAAATATATCTGCTGATGAAGGTATGTATACCAAGCGGGAAGAGTATACGCGGCTATTTTTAGGTACTAGCTATACACTATTGCGACGTGAGTTTTTACAGTGGCGAAGATGGAAGCGATCGCACCCATCTACTGCTACAAAAATCTTGGTAACAATGGGCGGTAGCGATCCTGATAATGTTACTCTCAAAGTCATTCAAGGTTTACAGCTATTACAGATAGAAAAATTAGAAGTATTGGTTGTAGTCGGAGGTAGTAACCCTCACTACGAAAAACTACAAACAGCTTGCGAAAATGCGAGTATCTCCATCTGCTTAAAAAGAAATGTGACAAATATGCCAGAATTAATGGCATGGGCGGATATCGCGATCACTGCCACAGGTTCGACTACCTGGGAACTAGCTTTCATGGGCGTACCGAGTATTCTGATAGTTTTGGCAGATAATCAGGAAGCGATCGCGCAAACTTTAAATACAATGAATATAGCCGTCAACTTGGGCTGGCATACTCATTTTACTTTTATTGATCTAGTTAAAAGACTCTCGCAATTATTACCAGACTTGACAGCACGTAAAGCTATGTCTGTTAGTAGTCAGCAGTTAATTGATGGTGAAGGTAGCAATAGAGTATTAATGCCCTTAAAAAATCAAGTTTTGAGATTAAGAGCAATCTGTGAAGATGATTGTCACTTACTGTGGGAGTGGGCAAACGATCCAGAGGTTAGAAAAGCTTCTTTCAACTCAGATTTTATTCCTTGGAAACAGCATATAAATTGGTTTACAGACAAATTAAACGACCCAAATTATTATATATTTATTGCCATTGATCAAAAAAATCAACTAATTGGGCAAGTACGGTTTCATATTTTTAATCATCAACAAGCAGAGGTGGGTATTAGTGTTGCTGCTGCACACAGAGGTTACGGTTATAGCAGTATTTTAATTAAAACTGCTGTTGAAAAATTTTACAAGCACACAAAAATACCCACTATACACGCTTATATTAAACAACACAATTACGCATCTATAAAAGCTTTTGAAAAAGCTAACTTTCAGAAAATAGATCTAGCAAATTATAGAGGTAATCTATCTCTGCACTATCAATACACTTGTTGAAGTAGTAATTAAAATCAACTACAGGATCTAATTGTAAATAAATTGATACTCATACTTGTAAACAATCAACTAAATTTGGGTAAGATAGAAATGTGGGTTGTTAGTAGGGTGCATGAAAAAAATTACAATAGGTGATAAACAAATAGGTGCTACTCATCCACCGTTTATCATTGCGGAAATGTCCGGCAATCATAATCAATCTTTAGAACGGGCATTAGAAATTGTAGATGCTGCGGCTAAAACTGGAGTGCACGCCCTAAAACTGCAAACTTATACTGCCGATACCATGACTTTAGATGTGGATGACGGCGAATTTTTTATTGATAATCCAAATAGTTTATGGAAAGGTAATTCTTTATACAAACTTTACCAACAAGCTTACACGCCTTGGGAATGGCACAAACCGATTTTTGATCGTTGCCAAGAACTAGGAATTATTGCTTTTAGTACCCCATTTGACTCCACAGCAGTAGAATTTTTAGAATCATTAAATACTCCAGCTTATAAAATCGCTTCATTTGAAAATACTGATTTACCGTTAATTAAAAAGGTTGCTAGTACAGGAAAACCGATAATTATGTCTACTGGCATGGCAACAGTTGCAGAATTAGATGAAGCAGTTAGCACCGCAAGAGAAGCAGGTTGCCAAGATGTAATTTTACTTAAATGTACTAGCAGTTATCCATCCACACCAGAGCAAACCAACTTATTAACAATTCCTCACTTGCAAAAATTATTTAACGTGCAAGTGGGATTATCAGATCATACGCTGGGCATTGGAGTTGGCGTTGCTAGTGTTGCTTTAGGGGCGACTGTGATTGAAAAGCACTTTACCCTCAATCGGGCCGATGGTGGTGTAGATGCTACTTTTTCGATGGAACCAGCAGAAATGCAACAATTGGTAATTGAAACCGAAAGAGCTTGGCAGGCGTTAGGTAATATTCACTACGGCGCAACAAAAGCTGAAAAAAGTTCCTTAGTATTTAGGCGATCGCTCTACGTTGCTCAAGATATGAAAGCAGGCGATATTTTTACCTCAGACAACCTGAAATCACTACGTCCTGGACTCGGTTTGCCACCACGATATTACGATATTATACTAGGCAAACAGATTAAGCAGAATGCCAAAATGGGAACACCAATAAGTTGGGATTTGTTCAATGGTTGAGCGACTATATCTAGCCTATACACGTGCTGATGCTGAATGGCTAGTTTCACATCCTGAACTGCTGAAAACAGGTGAAATTGTTTATTCAGGAATAGAGGCTCATTTAGTCTTTCAATCAGCGAAAATTCCAGCACAAGATGCAGTGAAATTTTATCTAAAATTAGACTTTTGCACTATAACTACTGAGGTAGACAATTTACGCGACAAATTTGAGCAAATATGCCGCCAGGTTAGCCCTGACTATGGGCTATCGCTCATTTATCGAGACATTGATGTTCTATCTTGTTCTGTACATCTTCTCTACTACTTCTTCTACGAAGCAATAACTTCTTATCACCTAGCAGTAGCGATTCTTCAGAAATACAAACCCAAGGAAATTTGGGTAAATCAATTGCCCCTTACTCCTGTGACACAGTGGGGTCTAGCTCCTCCACCCCAGACTAATTATGAAAATCAAGTATGGGGTGCTATGAGGAATAAAGGATTTGTTATAAAACCCCTAGAAATTCCTAATACTTTAGAATCATCGCCTAGTACAGTAAAGCTAGGTAAATTGATTTATAAATCGCAATATCAGCATTGGCAGCCTCAAAATAGCCAAAAAAACACCTGGAATAAAAGTATAAACTCTTTAGAGTCAGAGGTTTTACTCGCACTTCAAAGAAACTTTACAAACAATTATGCACCGATTGGTCAAGCGTTAGCAAATTCATTTAATCTCAAAACGCTTGATTTAAATGAAGGAACTTTCTGTTCGGGATGGTATGGTGAATCAAGTTCAGTCCCTGTGCCCTTGACAGGGGATGTAGGCGCTCTAGGTGAAGTAGAAATTAATCAGTTGTTGAACGATCACCGATTCTATAGTGGGTTCTGGGATTACCCACTAGACATTTGGAGGATTGTTCAACCAAGAGTAGACCTTTTATGGTGCTTTGATATTCCCATTGTTCGCTCCTGGATAGACCGTGCTTACTGGGTACTAAAAGAAGTACGTCCCAAATTAATCGTAATGGCGGAAGAAGTTTCTTTGCCAGCGCGTACACTAGGGAAAGTTGCACAACTACAAGGGATAAAAAAACTTGTAGTTGAGCATGGCGCTCCCATCTCTTTTGATCCTCGAATATCAGGAAAGGAACGCTCATATCTGTACAGATGGCAGCAAAATTACGGCGAGACAACTCCTGATTATGTAGCTGTATGGGGTGCTTACGCTCAACGTTATTATGTAGAAAGCCTGGGCTGGCTTCCAGAACGTGTTATTCCTACTGGCTGGCCTTGGATTGAAAGGGAGATCAGGGAACATCTCAGCAGTGAAAAGACAAAAGTAGATGACCATGCGGAACTAAGGTTACTCTTTTTGAGTACATCAACATACAAATTTTCCAATTATTTGTATGAAACGCTTTTTGAAGCAGCTAAATATTTTGGCTCCAAGCTAGTCATCAGACCTCATGGTACTGAAAACACAATTCAACTTGATGAGTTAGCCTGTCATATAGGAGTAAACATCAAAATAGATAATGCCAGTGCTTTACTTCAGCAAATTGAAGAAAGTGATATTGTTCTTGGTGCAGCAACAAGTGTACTGAGTTATGCGATCGCACTGGGAAAACCTTGCATTTTTGTAGATTTGTTGGGACTGAGAGATTTTATGCCCTATGCTCTTGAGGGTGCAGCCATTGGGGTATACGATCGCGAAGAATTAATTCCTGCTATTGAAAAACTACTCAACGACTGTGAGGAACGACATCGCCAGCAGGAAAAACAAAAAGTGTTTACGCAGCAATATCTAGGCCCTTTTGATGGTAAGGCAACTGAGCGTATTATAAATTTTGTCAAGACAAAAGTTGACTTCCATAATAACTTTGGTAGTTCCTCATCAACCGATTATTTAAAAGTGAGATCAGAGTCAGATATGTTGCGTGTAGATATAGGCTGTGGAACTAATAAACCTGCGAATTTCACTGGGGTAGACATATATCCTGGAGTTGGTGTTGACATTGTTGCTGATATTAGTAAAGAATTCCCCTTCCCTGATAGTTCAGTAGATGAGCTCAGGGCACACGACATTATTGAACATCTCCCTGAGCGAATTCACACAATGAATGAGATTTGGAGAGTTTGTAAGCCTGGTGCAAAAGTTGACATTCGCGTACCATCTACAGATGGTAGAGGAGCCTTTCAAGACCCGACCCATATTAGTTTTTGGAATATTAATTCTTTTTTATACTATTGCAATGAATTCCCAGCTTACATAGAACTTTGTAGAAGATATGGATTTAAAGGCGAATTTAAGGCTTTAAAACTTGAACATGAAGAATCTGCCGATGGAGTAGTTCATGTCCTGGCTGAATTGCTAGTAGTGAAGCCAGTATCTAATTCAATACCAAACCAAATTTTGGGAAATGATTTTAAAAACAACCTGGAATATAGGCAGGAAAATAATCAAAAAGTAAATACTGAAGTTGTAGACAAGCAAGAGTTTTTTTCTCTACTCTCAATCTACGCCCAACAGTATCAACAAGACCCGACCGAACGCTCGGCAATAGCCAATCTCCGTCAGGCTCGCTATCAAATTGCCGCCCAGTGGCTGACAGAATCAGTAAATCAACTTGAGAGTATTTACGCAGGAGAACTGGGTAGGGCACACCAAATATTGCTCGGCATAGGCATAAGAAATGAGTCACTCACTGCTACTGAACAAACTTTTCTAGATGAAGTCATCACAAACATTTCTAGAGGCTTTGATGAGCCAAAAGCACTTCAGTATTTACTGGCTGCTATGCTGTACCGCCGTGCTGACCAGTTACCCTTGCCGCAAGACTTTTCTCGCATTCCTCCTTGGTTGCTCAATGACTATCTGAAATTCCTGTTTGCCTCTCCACCCAATTTCCAGGAAGTTGGAGAAGCAGATAATTACTACCACTATATGCAGAGGTGGATTGATTACTTACACGCATCCATATTGAGTGAGCCTGATTCGCTTTTATGGCATGAAGTGGTCACACAGTTTGTCCCCATCGCTAATTTTATTCCCCTATATTTTAATGAAACCAATCTTAAAAATATCTATTTTAAGCGTGCAGAAATTATCGAGTTTTTCCTAAAACTTAAGGGTTATGAGGTCGATTATGAGTTTGCGGATAGATCTGTAACTAGAAAAAAAATTAGGTTAGGTATTCTAGCTGCTCATTTTACGCCTACTGCCGAAACATTCGCTACACTTTCTGCCTATGAGTATATCAGCAGAGATTTTGAAGTGATTTTGTACCCTCTAACGTGGACTAATAATTCACTAGAGCAATATTGTCAAAGTTGCGCTAACTCAGTTAAGTTGCTGCCGAAAGATTTGGTAGATCAGGTCAACTATATTCGCGCTGATGACCTTGATATACTACTCATTGCTACCAATGTTACGGCTGTAACAAATCCATTATGTCTTCTATCATTGCATCGACTAGCTAGGGTACAAGTTACCAGTGTGTCCTCAGTTGTCACAACGGGAATGCGGCACGTTGATTACTACATTTCCGGTAAGTTGACTGATGCTCTAATAACGGCAGAAGAACACTATACAGAGAAGTTGGTGAAACTGGAGGGGACTGCTCAGTGTTTTAGTTATGGGCATGAACAACAGCAGGTAAATATCAAAGTTGATAGAGAAAGTTTAGGTATCTCTGAAGAAACTGTCGTTTTTACATCTGGAGCTAACTTTTTCAAAATTACCCCTGAACTGATTGATACTTGGGCAAAAATCATTGCTGCCGTGCCTAACTCAGTTTTGCTACTTCTGCCATTTGGGCCGAATTGGTCAAACGCTTACCCTAAGAAAGCTTTTTTCAAGCACATCAATACAAAGTTTGAGGCTCATCGAGTAACAGCAAACCGTCTGATGATCTTAGATCCTCAGCCAGTACCAAATCTGGAGGAGGTTAAGGAATACTTCAAGATTGCCGATATCTATCTGGATTCTTACCCGTTTTCTGGGACAAGCTCGCTGATAGAACCTTTAGATGTTAATCTGCCAATAATTGCCAGACAGGGCACTTGTTTTCGCTCTACAATGGGTGCAGCAATGCTGCAAGCACTGGGCGTTCCTGATTTAGTCGCAGATAGCGAGGAGTCTTACATCCAAAGTGCGATCGCACTGGGCAAAAATCCTGAACTACGCAAAGACAAGAGCAAGCAGATTCAGCAGAAAATGCAGGGTAATCCCAGTTTTCTGGATAGTCGCGCTTACTCCGCTCAAATGGGATCGGTATTCCAAGAACTATTTAGAAAATATTTGGCTGAGAATCTTAGCAACAACCTTAATTTCAGAGAAATTAACCTGATTATTTTCCCTGACTGGAATCAGCCAGAAGAATTGCTCTGCCTCTCTTTAGCTAGTGTGATTAGCGCGATCGCATCTCACCATGAAAAAAGTCAAATTACGCTGTTAATAGATACCAGTAATCTTGCAGATCAAGACTATGCAAATCTAGCTTTATCTAGTGTTGCTATGAATTTGCTCATGGAAGAAGATGTAGATGTGACAGAAGGGCCAGAAATTTCTTTAATCGAAAATCTAGGTCAGCTTGAGTGGAAAGCTTTGCTAACAAAGGTTTACGGTAGAGTTGCTCTAGAGCAAGAAAATCATAACGCGATCGCCCGAATAGGAGCAGAAAATATTCCTCTACTTGAGCTAAATAGTCTCAATATTTAAATATAAAGATTATTTACTTTCAATGTATATTTCCCACATTTGCTTGTAAGCTTTCTCCAATTCACGGGTAAACTTCTGAGCATTCCATAACGGTGATGTTTGCCTTGATTGCCGTAACTTCCAAGAAATTTGTTGTCTTAAAACTGGGTCGAGTCCTAAACGAACTCCCCACTCAACATATTCTTCATCTGTCCAAGCAATACCTTCATTTATCCCAGCATTCTTTAAAAATGTGTAACTATTACGAGCAGCAAATTGTTGACCTACTCTTGTAACTAAAGGAACCCCCATCCACAGAGTTTCTAGAGTTGTAGTTGCTCCGTTATAAGGATAGGTATCTAAAACAACATCAGCAATGCCTAAATTAGCTCGATGGACTTGCTCAGTAGTAACTCTGGGTAAGAACCTAAAGCAGTCTAGACTAACTCCTTCTTCTTCAGCTATTTTATAGAAAAATTCTTGCAGAGTTGCTTCATCGGCACGACCTTTAATTAAAAAATAACTATTAGGTACTTGGCTGATAATCTGCATTTGCAAGCGCACTGTATCTGGATGACGCTTATATCCATTTTGGGCGCTAAAATAAATCACTGCATCTGAAGGAATATCTAAGTGTTCCCGCCGTAAAGTTGGTACACTTACTTCAAAACCATCCACTGCTATATAAGTTTCAGGTAAACGCCAAATCTTTTCGCTATAGTACTCTTGAGCCTTTTCTGGCAAAACATACGGATCGGCAATATAGTAATCAATTGCTGGAATACCGGAAGCATCAAAACCTAGCCAAGTTACTTGCACAGGTGCAGGTTTGAGAGCCATAACTTGACAAGTAATATCTAACGTCATGCTATCTAAATCAACCAAAATATCAATGCCATCTTGTTTGATTTGTGTAGCAATTCTTGGTGTTTCAGAACCAAAGTTAGATACAAAATCTACTTGATTTCTAAACCATTGATGGTCTTCTATAGTTTGATTTATAATATAAAGATGTGTTTCAAATTGCTCGCGATCGTAGTATTGGAATAGCCAACGACATAACCAACCAACAGAATGAGTTCTCAGGGTATGGGCGATATAACCAATTTTTAATTTTCTCGTTTTTTCCGTTGAGTTATTCCAAGGCAACTCCCCTACAGACGGGCAAGCATCTTCAATACTCTTTTGAAACAGTTTAACTACCTGATTTTGCAACCAACGGTTTTTTTGTGGCTTATCCTCAATTGATGGTAAGAAATAATTCACCATACATAAAGAATAAGCTACAAATGGGTCTATTTGTTCAGGCGGATTTTGAATTAATTCCAAAATTAAGGATTGATGACGTTCGACAACAGGTTCTACTTCCCTCCAAGCGCCAGCACTAAGTAAAGCACGCATCATTATATAGCCGCCAAGAATTTGCCAAGGAGTAGTAGTACAGGTATTGAAGAAACGTTTAGCTGTTTCTATGGCTTTTTGGTGCAGTTCCGCATTAGAATAAAAGGCAGATAAATGCCTTAAGGCTTCTGGATATTCCGGCTCTAACTGCAAACATATCTCAGCAATATTAGCAGCAAAGCTAGGTATACAAACTTGATAAGCTAGTTTTATCGCAACTACCATCACTCCATCAATCAAAAGTAAAGGCTTTTGTTTGTAATGGGGTAAGCAGGCTTCTAAAAATGCCAAACTTTGAGGGCAAGCAAATTCTAGTAGTTTGTTAACTAACTGTAAAAGGAAATCTAAATCTAATTCTTCTGTAACGGTTTGTTGTATAGTTTCTACTACTTGCCAATCATTAAGTTGTTCTGGTGCAAAGTTATTTAAATCAATTGCCAGGTTAATTAAATGTAGTAAATTTTGGGTATAAGTGGGGTCTAGTTCTCTAATATGTTGGCGAATTAACCAACTCAGTTCTAAATTTTCGGTATCTGCTTGGCGTAAAGCTTCTGCCTCAAGAATTTGAATTATTTCATTAGTCCACTGTTCAACTTCTTCCTCAGCAGCTTGAGACATTCCTAGCCACCAAGTTGTTTGCGCTATTTCTTCTTGCTTCTGTAGTAAGTAGGCTAAACCTAAGTACCAGTAGTTAGTAATTACATTAGGTTCTGTAGCAATTGCTTGCTCATAAATATTTGCTACTTGTTCGTAGCGAGCTTCTAAAAGTAACTTTTGAGCTTCATGTTGATAATTCATTTGTAAGCTTTTGTGAATCTAATTTTTATTAGAGTAGAGGTAGAGAGCAATGAGCCGGAATAGATTGCAGAAGAGATAAAAATTTATTTCTGTGCTAGTTTAGTATTTTTTTAGTTATAAATATTAATAAAAATTAGGGTAACTCCTATCAGAATTACCCTGCAACAATTTTGAAAATATTTCAGGAAAGCTTAGAGTTGTTTGTAATTTGCTCCACAACTTACGGTGTTGGTGCTTAATGTAGGTGCAGTCTGTGCACCTATACCAGGACTAAGTGCTTCACATAGTCCAGTGGCAATAGCAGTTTCGTTATTGGTATTGACATATCTGAAAGCACCACCAGTATAGCCTTTCAAACCAGTATCTTTAGCTGTGGCGAGAATCGTTGCTGAATCTGTACCAGCAGTAATTCCATAGCCGTAATTGGTTGTGCTGGTAGGCAATCCAAGTGCTAAAGTAGTCATATCTGAAGCAAAAGATTGGTTTTCAGTTCTATATGCTACTTGGGCTTTATTGACTGCGCTAACTGTGTTTTTAGCTTCAGATTGCTTGCCTTTAGCAGTTTGATTTAAGAAGGTGGGTAGAGCAATAGCAGCCAGGATACCGATAATAATGATAACTACTAATAGTTCAATTAAGGTAAAACCTTTGTCGCTTTGTTTGCGGTTCAGGTGTTGCAGGAACTTAGCTTGTAATTCGGGTTTCATATTGTTTCCTTGAGGGGGGATGCTTTTTTTCGCTTCTGAATGTAGCTTACCCACTTGTGATCAATTTCATATCACCCTTACAAAAAAAATTTCCTTGGTCATCGGTCATCGGTCAACTGTATTAATATAAGGACTTACGCAGAGATACTATATATAGTATGGGCGTTGGTGTCAAATTAAGTTGACCCCTATAAATGGTGTAATAGAGAGGATAGAGGAGTTAATACACTGTGCTTCCCCTGTTCCCGCTCTCGATATTTAATTTATGACAAGCACAAATAAACTCCGACTACCCCAATTTTTACGAATTTCTGAGCGTCGCAGCCTCTCTATGCAATTGCTGAGAGTAGGTATTGTAATTACTGTAATGTTTGTACTAATTGCTGTTTTAGCTCCGGCTTTTCAAACTTGGGGATGGATACAAAACCCACTAGAGTCTTTGAGTAACCCAATTCATGAAGCGCCTTCGGGAAAACATTGGTTTGGTACCAGTCGTCAAGGTTACGATGTGTTTGCTCGTGCTTTATATGGTTCCCAAGCTGCGTTGCAGGTAGTGATTTTAGCTACAGCGATAAGTATGATCGTGGGTGTACCTCTGGGAATGATTAGCGGTTATCTTGGCGGCAAAATAGATAAAATATTGCTATTTTTTATGGATACTGTTTATACACTGCCTGGGTTGCTGCTATCAGTAACATTAGCTTTTGTGGTAGGAAGAGGGGTAATCAATGCCGCGATCGCACTTAGTATTTCTTATATTCCCCAATACTATCGCGTAGTCCGTAACCAAACTGTGAGTGTGAAAAATGAATTATTTATA is drawn from Oculatellaceae cyanobacterium and contains these coding sequences:
- a CDS encoding methyltransferase domain-containing protein, which codes for MVERLYLAYTRADAEWLVSHPELLKTGEIVYSGIEAHLVFQSAKIPAQDAVKFYLKLDFCTITTEVDNLRDKFEQICRQVSPDYGLSLIYRDIDVLSCSVHLLYYFFYEAITSYHLAVAILQKYKPKEIWVNQLPLTPVTQWGLAPPPQTNYENQVWGAMRNKGFVIKPLEIPNTLESSPSTVKLGKLIYKSQYQHWQPQNSQKNTWNKSINSLESEVLLALQRNFTNNYAPIGQALANSFNLKTLDLNEGTFCSGWYGESSSVPVPLTGDVGALGEVEINQLLNDHRFYSGFWDYPLDIWRIVQPRVDLLWCFDIPIVRSWIDRAYWVLKEVRPKLIVMAEEVSLPARTLGKVAQLQGIKKLVVEHGAPISFDPRISGKERSYLYRWQQNYGETTPDYVAVWGAYAQRYYVESLGWLPERVIPTGWPWIEREIREHLSSEKTKVDDHAELRLLFLSTSTYKFSNYLYETLFEAAKYFGSKLVIRPHGTENTIQLDELACHIGVNIKIDNASALLQQIEESDIVLGAATSVLSYAIALGKPCIFVDLLGLRDFMPYALEGAAIGVYDREELIPAIEKLLNDCEERHRQQEKQKVFTQQYLGPFDGKATERIINFVKTKVDFHNNFGSSSSTDYLKVRSESDMLRVDIGCGTNKPANFTGVDIYPGVGVDIVADISKEFPFPDSSVDELRAHDIIEHLPERIHTMNEIWRVCKPGAKVDIRVPSTDGRGAFQDPTHISFWNINSFLYYCNEFPAYIELCRRYGFKGEFKALKLEHEESADGVVHVLAELLVVKPVSNSIPNQILGNDFKNNLEYRQENNQKVNTEVVDKQEFFSLLSIYAQQYQQDPTERSAIANLRQARYQIAAQWLTESVNQLESIYAGELGRAHQILLGIGIRNESLTATEQTFLDEVITNISRGFDEPKALQYLLAAMLYRRADQLPLPQDFSRIPPWLLNDYLKFLFASPPNFQEVGEADNYYHYMQRWIDYLHASILSEPDSLLWHEVVTQFVPIANFIPLYFNETNLKNIYFKRAEIIEFFLKLKGYEVDYEFADRSVTRKKIRLGILAAHFTPTAETFATLSAYEYISRDFEVILYPLTWTNNSLEQYCQSCANSVKLLPKDLVDQVNYIRADDLDILLIATNVTAVTNPLCLLSLHRLARVQVTSVSSVVTTGMRHVDYYISGKLTDALITAEEHYTEKLVKLEGTAQCFSYGHEQQQVNIKVDRESLGISEETVVFTSGANFFKITPELIDTWAKIIAAVPNSVLLLLPFGPNWSNAYPKKAFFKHINTKFEAHRVTANRLMILDPQPVPNLEEVKEYFKIADIYLDSYPFSGTSSLIEPLDVNLPIIARQGTCFRSTMGAAMLQALGVPDLVADSEESYIQSAIALGKNPELRKDKSKQIQQKMQGNPSFLDSRAYSAQMGSVFQELFRKYLAENLSNNLNFREINLIIFPDWNQPEELLCLSLASVISAIASHHEKSQITLLIDTSNLADQDYANLALSSVAMNLLMEEDVDVTEGPEISLIENLGQLEWKALLTKVYGRVALEQENHNAIARIGAENIPLLELNSLNI
- a CDS encoding type IV pilin-like G/H family protein; the encoded protein is MKPELQAKFLQHLNRKQSDKGFTLIELLVVIIIIGILAAIALPTFLNQTAKGKQSEAKNTVSAVNKAQVAYRTENQSFASDMTTLALGLPTSTTNYGYGITAGTDSATILATAKDTGLKGYTGGAFRYVNTNNETAIATGLCEALSPGIGAQTAPTLSTNTVSCGANYKQL
- a CDS encoding ABC transporter permease; protein product: MTSTNKLRLPQFLRISERRSLSMQLLRVGIVITVMFVLIAVLAPAFQTWGWIQNPLESLSNPIHEAPSGKHWFGTSRQGYDVFARALYGSQAALQVVILATAISMIVGVPLGMISGYLGGKIDKILLFFMDTVYTLPGLLLSVTLAFVVGRGVINAAIALSISYIPQYYRVVRNQTVSVKNELFIEAAQAMGASTSRVLSRYLFLNVIQSIPVIFTLNAADAVLILGGLGFLGLGLPEQTPEWGYDLRQALDALPTGIWWTTLFPGLALTLMVVGLSLLGEGLSELINPRNNSSR